In Cryptomeria japonica chromosome 5, Sugi_1.0, whole genome shotgun sequence, the genomic window AGATTGACACTTCTCCACTTTTAGGATAGTTTTCATCGATAGTGAGAAGATTATTATTAaactaatgaaatatttatttTCCACCATAGATTTTGACTTTCAAGTTGGTTGCATGTGCAATAAAAAtgttaaataatgaagattattaaaaatattatttttgataACTAAAATTTTCGACAAACAAAAAATATAGGAGTTACCAAGACAGCTCATATAAGACTAAGAGTGACTTATTGGCTCAAAGTTTTTATGAAAAACTATGAAATAAAGGTACAAGTTTTACGATGATTACTGAAATATTAAACTATTTAACTATAAAAAAAAGCTTTTTAAAGATTTTTGCTGATCTATATTGGAATATTAAATTTGGAAATAAGggaggtatatatgtgtgtgtatcatTGTCAATCAATTAGAGCATGCTTGATTAGTGGTGGGACTCAAAATATATAACATCAAATTTTAAATCCAACctctttaaatttaaaataatttagtgGCTGTCCCACCATGGGACTCCCATAATGACCACCAACAATAGTCAAGGAATCTAGGTTTAAGGAGGAGTCAATGAAAAAAGATAGAAGGGTTCACAGTAGCAAACTGCTTGTCATAATCGAAAGACCTCAACCAACATAGGAGCTTGAGGGATTCAATGGGGTGAGAGTGGGGCAAAGGGGAAGACAGAAAAAAGGAGAGAGGGATAGGGACagagaagagaggaagagagaactGTTGCACTTGAAGGTCGAGGGATATGCAATACCAAACCAGATTAATTGAGTAGTCTAGGTTTAAAAAGTATtcccaaatatatatatttacaaagaTATTCACATATCTAGCATCAGTTAGTCACTAGCTCTTTCTATTATAATAATTGTGGTGCTCATTTCATTTGTGGAGTCACTAGCTCTTTTCATTATAATACCTGCGGTGCTCATCTCATTTGTGGATAAAGTTACTGCTCAGGAGACCATACTCCGACTAACATTCAACCTGTGATTTTGCTATTATATTAGCATTTTATTAATCAAGTTGTACATAAACAGAATTACAATCCGCTATTATAGTTAACCTTTTACTGCCATGAACTTGTTGTACTTGTAGGGTCATTAACCTCTTAGACACTTGACCCTTTCTTCTCAATAGAAGGCAAAATAATATTTACTGCAAAAATTTAGATATTTTATGAATATCACAACCAAAATCATGCGAGAAAAGAAAACAAGTTACAAAAGAGCTTCGAGCCTTCTCACAGGAAAAGTAAATAACAAAACATAATTTGGACATTCTATGCAGCAACTGAAGTTTATCCTACTTTTTACAGGAGGCTTCTCTCTTGAAATGCCAATTTTTACAGATATGGAACAAAAAACACCTGATGCCAACGAACTCAAAAATTAAAGTGAAATTTATGCCTTTGGAAACTTGGAATCAAGCTACTTGGAAATTGTGATGGATTGCATTATGTCACCACACCATTTGTGTATTAAGATTGCCTCACTGCATTTCTGAGTAGTTCTAGTATCTCTTCTTTCTTGAGCTTTGAGTAACCTTTCAAACCATGGGATTTAGCAATTTTTTTCAGCTCCACATGTTTGAGTTCACTTAAATCATAGGGTTTGTCTTTTGATAAACTTGGCAAAACCCTACAAACAGAACCATTCTCGGAAGGCGTCGGTGTTCCTTCCAAATCTCTTAATTTGCTACCATCTATTTTCAAGTCTACCAGCTTGAGTTCTCTTGAATCATTCAGCTTGTCTTCTGATAAACATGGTGAATCCCTAAGAAAAGAATCATTCTCCGCAGATGTGGGCATTTCCTCTGAATCTTGTAATAAGATGCCTTGCCCAGTTGATTTTTTTtcagaaaatgaaaattttgactCCTCCATTCCAGGAACTGAACGGACATCTTGCTTGATTGCCGATAAAGGAATTGGTGATCTGCGAACAAAATTTGATGGAGGCCTTGACAAAAGAAATGCTTCAGAGAGAGACTTGTCCatggtttttgttttcttttcatattttgtcatttgtgggcctctttttaaatttttttttctcgcaGGCACTTTTTCTTCCATTGAAGATTGTCTTCTGCTTGCATCCTCCTTAGACTCCTCTTTAGTTTTCCCATTATATTGATGCCATACACTTCTGGTAGGATGGTCACGTTTTTCAAATTTAGAGTTTGGAAAATGATTATAATGTCTTCTGCTTGCATCTTCCTTAAACTCCTCTTTAGTTTTCTCATTATATTGATCCAGTACACTTCTGGTAGGATGGTCTCGATTTTCAAATTTGGAATTTGAAAAATGATTATAACTTTTCTCCTTATTTTGTGGATTTTTCTTTTTAATAGAAGATAGAAGCCGTTTAAAGAGATCAACAATCTCACTATCAACAGATACTTCATTAAGTGCAGGGCTGTCTCCATTCTTTGGAACTGAACCCTTTCCATATGCTTGAGATGATCTCTTAATAGACTGACCAACTCTTTTGCTGTGGTTCACATTGTGAGTTTTTCCATTGACCTTGTCCGAACCAAAATTATCCCAAACCACATCAGAATCAACATCCTGCTCTCTTTGATTTCTTATAGAATTTCTTGTTTTTTCTGCAGAAATTGGAATCAATGACTGCATTTCTAGATTTGAGGATGTTCTTTTTAGAAAAGTGTTCTTCCCTGCTGTTATCTGTTCCACATGTGATGAGGAAGAGTTATTTGCTTTCTTTGCATTTTTTGGTGGATGAAATGCTCTTAAACTTCCTGATGGTTGAGATTCTCCGAAAGCAAACATCAGGCTCCCATCTGCAAGCTCTGCCAAGTTCAACAAGCTGCATCAAAAGCAGTGCCTCAGTTGCTAATTAATTGCCCAAGGCTAGCTACAAGATGCCTATTACGTACCAAACAAAGTTCTCATGAAGATTAAGCAATGCATGATGAATAAACATCAAAAAGCATACATTCAAAAATAGCAGTTTTTCAAAACAAATGCCATCCAAGTGTGAACTGTTATTTTTTGTAGAATTAAAAAATTCCAgacaagaataaaataaaatatcctTCCAATTTAATCTTGTactattgtttaaaaaaaattacttCTCAACCACATGGAGATTGATTATGACAAAGCTATCATCCTTCAAAATTGTTTGGCACTAAAGCATCAATGGGATGTGTAATTTGATATATCCCACCAACCTGATTGACTCAGAGGAGAACAGCTTATATACCACAGGATAGATTTGGTTAACATCAAATGGAAATAGGAAGATAGTTGATTATCCATTGTGAGAGGAAAAGATCAATGTGATCTCCATACCAAgattttcccttttactttttcttttaggACATATGAACACAAGGACCCTTCCCGTGTGATTTAACATCCATCTCCACTGTTTGCACCTATTGGGAACCCAAAAGTTTGGAGCAAATCCAAGCCATCCCTTAACCCTAGGGAACAGGTCTTTCCATCCCTAAAGCGTTTCCTGGGGCTAACTAGAGGCCTAGGAAACGCCATTAAAAAAGGGATGCTTGACCGTCTTATTAGCATCTTCTAAACATCTTAGAGGATGCCTAGCTCTTCTATGTCATAAGGGACACCTAGAAGTTCCTCTATCATCGTAGGAATGGCTAGTCATAGCAACACAtcgcaaaaattaaaaaaacacaaaaaaatagtaaAGCATTATAATAAAATGGAAATGAGAGGTAAGCACTACCGCAATGAAGAGACAAATTCAATTCCCTCTGGGAACTGCCATGCAATCTATTTATTTGGTTAATGCAGCGAAAAGTGAGCACTGTGCATGCTCGAGGATTCAGTTCCCATTTGTGTCCCACAGGCTGAGGAGCAAGTAAACCCTCATTGACCAATCCAAAAAAGGGAGGTGGGAGGTCAGGCTGGTGTTGACCCCCACCCAAACCCTACAACACTCTCGTCTCTCACATTAAGGAATAGAGatataatgtattattatattgTGAGTACTAATGTAATTTTTCTGtgtatatatattttgactttcttTGTTGAATTAACATTGATGTCACCTAATATCACCTAACTCTGGTCAAAATTTACGCTATACTGGAGATTCTTGCATCTATGCCCCTTGCAGTGATTCATTTCCTGTCAAGATTTACAGGGTTCTAGATTTAAGGCTTTATCTCACTGCTTGAATGCCCGATTCTACAGATTCTGGTGTGCTCATTAATCAAACAACATTTGTATTAGAATAAGAAAAATACCTAGATCTAGAATACAGGTTTTCCTGAAACAAatctttcaatttgaaaacatTAACTGTACATGGACTGCCCTTCTATGAGTCAAAATGTGTCCATTCTACATATAAAACTACAAATCTAAGAGAGATGACAGTTAGGCTATCATTCAACTTCTATGAGTCAATTACCAAGCTTCTTGAATGTCTGGCCAAGTATTAGAACAGTCTTGGTGTCATTGTAGTATCGAATTGTAACACTGAATATATCATCCAGAATCTGTGTATTCACTCCTGATCAGCTAAGGAAAACATCATTCTCAGAGACCCATCCGCTCTTGTGCACAAGACCATGAGCAATCAAATGCTAAGATTAAGTTGTTCAAGTCATTAGGCCTCACTGCTCATGTCATTTACTACCAACCTAGATTAATTCTCTTGCAGAGGTAGATTGGAGTATTCAAGCAGATTGCAGATAGCGTATAGGGAAGAGCAGTGTATTGTATGTGCCTGCAAGCTTAGATATGTCTAAAGATTGGATGTTTGCTGCTCTTCTCTGGCTGATTCATCTCCTACGGATTTTCAAAGGTTTATTGATTACATTTGCATGTCAGTGCTTTCTTTTCTTACAAAAGTTTTCCAAGATTGCATTTACTGATTCCAAGCTTGCATGCCAGTGCTCATTTAATTAAGCCTTGTACTTTAAAATGGTTGAGCCTTCACAAAAGGATTATCCAAAAGAGTGAATGGTATCAATGTAACCCTGAAGAAACAACTAGACAAACAGAGGAAACAATTTCAGACCTCGTAGAAGTAACCGTTCTTCAAACTCATGAGGGTAAACCTACCTTCAAACTCATGTCTCAACTAAGAAGTGGATAGCAATAGATTTGCTTGTATTCTTCTAGATTTGACCTTGTAGATTTTGTTAGCTTAAAGATTAGCTGGAGGTGGGACTCGCATAATTATCCTAATTATCTAGATTAAGCTTTCCTTAGGATAATCATGCGAGTCCCACCTCCAGCtaacctcctaaaatttaggaaacatcCCTTACATGTAGGCAATGGTCCAAAACTCATAAAAATACCAAGGAAAATTCAACAAAACCAATCCTCACAAATATATACTTCTTTAGCAATCACTCTTCACCCACTAAGAAGTATAGAAATGGGCTTGTGGGTCCCACGTGTTAACTCAATGAAAAGGAAACATTTCAAGTCTGCAATTCTCAAAACTACTAGCCTACAGGCAATGCAATGTTGGATGTTCATGTATCTTTGGcccctcccaagtagcatcctttGTGGGTAGACTCCTCCAACGAACCAATTACTCCATGATTGTCTTGTTCCTCAATCCCTTCTTTGATGTGTCAATAATGCCATCTAGAACCAATACAAGTTCCCCCTCATCATTCAATAGTGGCAAACGAATTGATGGTGCAACATGTTGTCCAAGTGCATTTTAAAAGCAAGGCACATGGAACACATTGTGAATCTAACTACTTGTTACCAACTCCAACTTATAGGCCACCTAGCCATCCCTCAATACTTTGTAGTTGTACAATCCATAGTAGAAAGGTTTGAGATTTTCAACCTTGTTTCCCTTCACAAAATTCCTTAGTCtacctataaggctatagatgtaGAAAAACcatatcaccaacctcaaatgaTTTCTTAGTATCATGTCAACCTGCATAAAAATTTTGCTAATTTTGTGCCCGTTGCAAATATTCTCTAACTGACCTCAAAATGTCTTTACTGTGCTCTACAAAATCAACAACTACTACCACATGACTATTAGTAAACACTAGATCAATGAAGGTAGGTGTAATGCATCCATGTAGTGCCATTAACAGTGTCATGCTAATGGAAATGTAATAAGTGGTATTATAACAATGCTCTCCAAGATATGACCATTTAACCCATGATGTTTCTTGTTTTGTGACATAGTTCCTTAAGTACCCTTCAGCCCACTATTTAACTGTCTTCATTTGTCAATCCATCTAGGCATGATAGTTGGTACGAGGGTCGAGCTCAATGCTAGTCAAACGAAATAACTCATGCCAAATAGAGTTGAGGAGACTGTTGTCCTTGTCACTAATAATGGTCTTACGCAAAGACATATCCAAAATGCCTCTCCAAAGAACAAGTCAGCTACCTCTATAGTGCTCTGAACTCAATAGGAGTggcaaagaaattggcatatttaGTAAAGCAATCCACTACAATAAAAAATGTGATCCTTCCCATCTACTTTACAAAGGCCTACAATAAAACCCATGGATATGCTTTCCTAGTTTTGGCTAGGAATGGTTAAGTGTTGTAGTAAATATGTTGGGAAAGTGTGTTTTTCCTTATTGTGTTGACAAATAGTGCACTCTCTAACATGTCTAAGAACATCCTTCTTGAGGCTTGGTGTAGgggcactaggacatgtgtctacttcattttgatatgtgtctacatcattttgattcatggttatACTTAGGAATAGAATatgcaatgtgtgtgtttgaaggcctattgattaggcctaggcagtgtaataagccttaaggccccaaggtgtgtcaacttggtcaaaggccttgtatgggcattttatatgtatttttggtgTTTAGGGGTCTGCAATATGTGgtaggttcattcttgacctttggtgtgaaggcaagaccgaattgtagaaagttgacaaaagttgcaaagttgcattattgtcttaagcaacttttcttgcaagattttgaaatatggttattccaacggttagttggttgattgtatgcgttggaggtagttggaggagttccttggcatgatataaGCCTAGAGGAACGATGCCTACTAGTTAGAGATGATTttgaatgaatttcttgtcttcaaagCAAACGGTTATTGT contains:
- the LOC131034691 gene encoding uncharacterized protein LOC131034691 isoform X1; this encodes MMLSFSVASYHVGYSPGMPSVWSYSSQGLTGVRNICKPERTIDSIRELADGSLMFAFGESQPSGSLRAFHPPKNAKKANNSSSSHVEQITAGKNTFLKRTSSNLEMQSLIPISAEKTRNSIRNQREQDVDSDVVWDNFGSDKVNGKTHNVNHSKRVGQSIKRSSQAYGKGSVPKNGDSPALNEVSVDSEIVDLFKRLLSSIKKKNPQNKEKSYNHFSNSKFENRDHPTRSVLDQYNEKTKEEFKEDASRRHYNHFPNSKFEKRDHPTRSVWHQYNGKTKEESKEDASRRQSSMEEKVPARKKNLKRGPQMTKYEKKTKTMDKSLSEAFLLSRPPSNFVRRSPIPLSAIKQDVRSVPGMEESKFSFSEKKSTGQGILLQDSEEMPTSAENDSFLRDSPCLSEDKLNDSRELKLVDLKIDGSKLRDLEGTPTPSENGSVCRVLPSLSKDKPYDLSELKHVELKKIAKSHGLKGYSKLKKEEILELLRNAVRQS
- the LOC131034691 gene encoding uncharacterized protein LOC131034691 isoform X2 — encoded protein: MFAFGESQPSGSLRAFHPPKNAKKANNSSSSHVEQITAGKNTFLKRTSSNLEMQSLIPISAEKTRNSIRNQREQDVDSDVVWDNFGSDKVNGKTHNVNHSKRVGQSIKRSSQAYGKGSVPKNGDSPALNEVSVDSEIVDLFKRLLSSIKKKNPQNKEKSYNHFSNSKFENRDHPTRSVLDQYNEKTKEEFKEDASRRHYNHFPNSKFEKRDHPTRSVWHQYNGKTKEESKEDASRRQSSMEEKVPARKKNLKRGPQMTKYEKKTKTMDKSLSEAFLLSRPPSNFVRRSPIPLSAIKQDVRSVPGMEESKFSFSEKKSTGQGILLQDSEEMPTSAENDSFLRDSPCLSEDKLNDSRELKLVDLKIDGSKLRDLEGTPTPSENGSVCRVLPSLSKDKPYDLSELKHVELKKIAKSHGLKGYSKLKKEEILELLRNAVRQS